A stretch of Pseudomonas sp. LS.1a DNA encodes these proteins:
- the glnK gene encoding P-II family nitrogen regulator — protein sequence MKLVTAIIKPFKLDDVRESLSEIGVQGITVTEVKGFGRQKGHTELYRGAEYVVDFLPKVKIDVAIDDKDLDRVIEAITKAANTGKIGDGKIFVVNLEQAIRIRTGETDTDAI from the coding sequence ATGAAGCTAGTCACAGCCATCATCAAGCCGTTCAAGCTGGACGACGTGCGCGAGTCGCTGTCGGAAATCGGCGTGCAGGGCATCACCGTCACCGAAGTCAAAGGCTTCGGTCGGCAGAAGGGCCACACCGAGCTGTATCGCGGTGCTGAATACGTGGTCGATTTCCTGCCCAAGGTGAAGATCGATGTCGCCATCGATGACAAGGACCTTGATCGGGTAATCGAAGCCATCACCAAGGCAGCCAACACCGGCAAGATCGGTGACGGCAAGATTTTCGTGGTGAATCTGGAGCAGGCGATCCGTATCCGTACCGGCGAAACCGATACCGACGCGA
- a CDS encoding accessory factor UbiK family protein codes for MLAPKALLDALSDQASRLFSSDTAQPRAELESQFKVLMQGAFSKLDLVSREEFDSQMVVLARTRARLEALEKQVAELEARLDPTPQDE; via the coding sequence ATGCTTGCGCCCAAAGCCCTTCTCGACGCCCTGAGCGACCAGGCCTCGCGCCTGTTCAGCAGTGATACCGCCCAGCCCCGCGCCGAACTGGAAAGCCAGTTCAAGGTGCTGATGCAAGGTGCCTTCAGCAAGCTGGACCTGGTGAGCCGCGAAGAATTCGACAGCCAGATGGTCGTACTGGCGCGCACCCGTGCACGCCTCGAGGCCCTGGAAAAACAAGTAGCCGAGCTGGAAGCCCGGCTTGACCCGACCCCACAGGATGAGTGA
- a CDS encoding gamma-glutamylcyclotransferase family protein, protein MQPSSAYPVLLFSYGTLQDKAVQLANFGRELSGQADRMLGYRQDWVEITDPAVLAASGKSHHPIVTPSSQTDDSVAGMVFQISEEELAAADRYEVADYKRVAVTLASGLTAWVYVRA, encoded by the coding sequence ATGCAGCCCTCCAGCGCTTACCCGGTATTGTTGTTTTCCTACGGCACCCTGCAGGACAAGGCCGTGCAACTGGCCAACTTCGGCCGCGAACTGAGCGGGCAGGCCGACCGCATGCTGGGCTACCGCCAGGACTGGGTCGAGATCACCGACCCGGCCGTGCTGGCAGCCAGCGGCAAGTCCCATCACCCTATCGTTACCCCCAGCAGCCAGACCGACGACAGCGTGGCCGGCATGGTCTTCCAGATCAGCGAAGAAGAGCTGGCGGCAGCGGACCGCTATGAAGTCGCCGACTACAAGCGCGTGGCCGTCACCCTCGCTTCGGGCCTGACCGCCTGGGTTTATGTCCGCGCCTGA